AACAACTACAAATCCAAGCCACATAGAGTATGGTTGATCAAATAAAAAATAAATTTTTTTCATAAATATGTATTTCTACAAATGTGATTTCCCTTATGTGATTGCAAAATTCAGAGTATTTGTTTTAGTGGTAGCGGTCAGCAAACTTTATAAATCCAAAAAGATTTACTAGCTGTAAAATGAATTTGATGGAATTCGTAATTTGCAATACGAAAGTTCTGCCTGCGAAAGCAGTCTTGGAGACCTCTTTTTTCCGTAAGTCCGCATTAAATTTCCTGCCCGCTCCGGTGGAGGTGGTAGTATTCCCCTGAAAACCAGAGGTCTCTCGGTAGGATACTCATCCCCAATACTGAGAGATCTCAATTTGAAGATAGAGAAGGGAGAAGTACTCGGAATTCTCGGTCCGAATGGATGTGGAAAGTCCACACTGCTAAAGACGCTTGCAGACATCCTGAAACCAATAGTGGGAGCGGTATTGATTGACGAAAAAGAAGTTTCCGGTATGAGTTCATCCGAGCTTGCGAAAAAGATGTCGGTTATGTTTACCGAGAGGGGAGATCTGGGATTTCTAACGGCGTTTGACGTCGTTGCATTGGGGAGGTATCCGTACTTAGATCACTTCGGAAGGCTGAGCGATAGAGATGCTGAAATCATTATGGATTGTCTGAAAATCGTGAATGCCGAGCATCTTGCAAAAAGGTTCTTTTTTGAGATGAGTGATGGGGAAAAACAGAAGATACTGATTGCGAGGGCTCTTGCTCAGGAGCCGGAAATTATGCTGCTGGACGAACCAACGAGCTTTCTCGATGCTCGACACAAGATTGAGATTATGCTTCTTTTGAGAAGAATAGCAATTGAGAAGGAAGTGTCCATCATTCTAACAACCCACGACATAGAGATGGCTTTGAGAATATGCGATAGAGTTGTACTTGTGGGCAACGGTAGAGTGGTATACGAAGGAATCCCGGAAGAGGTTCTCACAGCGGAAAATCTCAGCAGTGTTTATGGTTTTAACACTGCTCACTTCGATGCAGCCATAGGATCTTTCGAGATAAAGAACGCCAACAACACCAGGTTACATATAGTGTGCGGAGCGGGGACGGGTGCAAAGCTGATGAGGTTTCTGGTTAAAAAGGGTATCGGATTTACCGCCGGGGTTTTGCATGAAAACGATATCGATTGCGTCATCGCAAGATCTGTTGCTAAGGAGGTTGTGGTTGAGAAGCCATTTGAACCCATAAGCTACAATACTTTTAAAAAAGCCGTTGAACTCGCTGAAGGGAGAATAATTGTGGACACGGCATTTCCGGTTGGGGAATTTAATGAGAGGAATTTTGAATTGTTTGAGGTCGGAAGCAAGGTTTTGACCTTCAGAAGAAATTTGAAGAAGTTCCGTAGGGTGAGATGCTTTGACGACGTTCTACGGGAGGTGATGAAGTGATATATCCTTTCACGGCAATAGTTGGGCAGGAGAAAATGAGGAAAGCTTTGATTTTGAATGCAGTGAATCCAAAGATAGGCGGAGTTCTGCTCAGGGGCGACAAAGGAACCGGAAAGTCAACTGCTGTGAGAGCTTTAGCAGACGTTTTGCCGGAAATTGAAGTATCCGACTGTACCTTCAATTGTTCGGTAGATGCACTCTGTGGTGAATGTAGAAAGAAGTTCGTGAACGGGGGTCTGAAATTTGTCAGGAAAAAAATGAAGATAGTCGAACTGCCGATTTCGTCCACTGAGGATAGAGTTGTTGGGACTCTTGACTTTGAAAAGGCTCTTAAGGAGGGGATAAAAGCTCTCCAACCGGGGATCTTGGCAGAGGCGAACAATAACGTCCTTTACATAGATGAGGTAAATCTGCTGGACGACCACATCGTTGATACTCTGCTGGATGTTGCGGCAAGCGGATGGAACGTTATCGAGAGGGAAGGTATCTCTTTCAAACATCCGTCAAGGTTCATCTTAGTCGGTACGATGAATCCCGAAGAGGGGGAACTCAGACCCCAGCTCCTTGACAGATTTGGTATGGTTGTAGACGTGGATGCGATAACTGATGCCAAACTCAGGGCGGAAGTTTTAAGGCGTGTAGAAGAATTCTCCGAAAATCCAGAAGCCTTTTATAAAAAATTTGAGGCCGATCAGAGAAAGCTGCAAAGGAGGATAAGTATTGCGAGGGGCATTATCAATGAAGTCGCAGTACCGGAGGATATAATCGATGTCGTCGCGAAACTTTGCAGCGAACTTGGAATAAAAACGCATAGAGCGGACATAACGACTGTAAGGGCGGCAAGGGCACTGGCAGCTTTTAACGGGCGGAGGATTGTGACTGTAATGGATGTTATGGAGGTTATTGAACTGACCCTGCCCCACAGAATTAAAACAAAACCCTTCGAGGAACCGGAGTTGGATTTTGACAGGGTTGAAAAGATGCTGAAAAGTTTCACGGAAATGGATGTGGTGGAGGAAGATGGAGAGAAGGTTGAGGGGCAAAAAAAGTTTGCAGATAGCCAAGAGATTGATAAAGCTCGGTTACCGAAAATGGATTTTAAGGTGAACGTAAATGGTATCAAAGGGAGGAGGGTTAAGTCACGGACCGACTATGGAAAGTTCGTCGATTTCCGGGTGAAGGGGAAAGATATAGCTATTTCTGCAACCGTAAGGGCTGCGTTGGGTAGAGGTGCAAGGGTTCCGGATGAAAGAGACTACAGGTACAAGATGTGTTCGGGGAGAGTGGCCTCGACGATAGCGGTTGTTGTTGATGCGAGCGGTTCCATGGCGTCGATGAAAAGGATGAGTGTGGCTAAAGGACTGGTTTTGAAACTGTTACAAGATGCCTACGTTAATAAAGACAGGGTCTCGATGGTGGTTTTCAGAGATTCCACAGCGGAAGTCGTCGTGCCTCCCACCTCGTCGCCCCACTTTGCCATAAGCAAAATTGCAGAAATGAAAACAGGAGGGAAAACCCCACTTACGGCCGGGTTGATCAAAGCGAGGGACGTGCTCAGGGCGGAGATGAAAAAGGGGTATGTACCTATAATGGTGCTGATAACGGATGGCAGAGCAAATGTTGCCTTTAGCAGAGATATCGAGAGGGAGATAGAGAAGGTATGCGAGTCAATACTGCGGGATAGGATCCTAACCGTAGTTTTTGATGCTGATGACTACGTCTCGTTGGGTTATTCAAAGGAGATAAGCGAGATGACGGGTGGGCTTTATTACAGACTTAGTGATTTCAGCGAAGGGAGAGTATTTGAGATAGTTGATGGTGTTAGACGATCCTTCTCCTCCTGATCACCAGCGAGATTACAATTGGGGCTCCAAAAAGAGATGTCGCAACACTTACAGGTATCTCGACGGGAGCGACAATCGTTCTGGAAACTATGTCGCACACAACCGTTATTGTGGCGCCGCAGAGTGCTACCGCCGGGATCAGGACTCTGTGATCTGAGGTCTTCAGAATCAAACGGGTTATGTGTGGGGTTGCCAGACCTACGAATGCTACTATCCCGGCAAAAGCCGTTACCAGAGCTGTAATAAAGCTTGACACCAGAATTATCATAAACCTTACGAATCTGACGTTCACGCCCATCGATTTGGCGTACTCTTCACCCATAATCAAGGCGTTCAGCGGTTTTGCAAGGAGAACTGAAAGTACGAATGTGGATAGCGTTGTGCTGATTATAACGGGCAGGTCATCAAGGGTTATACCGGAAAAACTTCCGAAAGTCCAAAGCACAAACTGGTGAACGGCTTCGCTTTCAGCAAAGGTTATCAATATCTTCTCCACTGCCCCAAATACAAAACTTAGCATAAGTCCGATTATGAGAAGGGATACGGAACTCCTTACCTTGGTTGCAATAGACAGGATTATAATGATTGCTGCAATGGAACCAATTAATGCCGATCCAACAAGCCCGTAATAGCCGATTCCAATTTGAGAGAGGACGTAAAGGGCGACACCGAGAGATGCAGCCGATGATATTCCGAGCACGTACGGTCCGGCCAGTGGATTTCTAAAATATGTTTGCAGAAGAAGCCCGCTTAACGCTAAAGCAGCACCCCCAAAGTAGGCTCCGATCGTTCTTGGCAGCCTTACGTTGAGTATTATGTAATCCTTTATATCGCCTTTACCCTTACCGGTTAGTGTGTTCAGAACGTCTTTAATCCCAATATTTGCTGAACCAACAGCTATACCAGCAAAAACGGAAACGAGAGATAGGAAAATCAGGAGCAAAAGTGCGACTGCCGCCCTTCTCATGTAAGTCTTATGAAAAATCTCGGTTTGTAACCCTGGAACTTGTCCGGATGGCACATTGCTGCGAGGTCTTTTACAATTACGTCCGGATGAAGTATCCCCAGTTGCCAGTAGTCATCAGATATTCTGTAAATTCTCCCATCCCTAATCGCTTTTATTTCGGAGAGTCTGCTGTCGATCCTGAGCAGGTCTTCAATGCTTTTCACAGTGTATGAGGAATAGACAGCAACATCCGTATCGTTACCCTTAAGCAGCAGGTCTTCAAGTGTTATCTTGGCACTACCGCTACCGTTCAAATCTCTGAAAACGTAATCAGCCTTGGCATACTCAACAGCTTTTGCCACATAGCTGCCTCCTCTGGGAACGTAAACATTTCCTTTCCATA
This region of Archaeoglobus neptunius genomic DNA includes:
- a CDS encoding ABC transporter ATP-binding protein translates to MRDLNLKIEKGEVLGILGPNGCGKSTLLKTLADILKPIVGAVLIDEKEVSGMSSSELAKKMSVMFTERGDLGFLTAFDVVALGRYPYLDHFGRLSDRDAEIIMDCLKIVNAEHLAKRFFFEMSDGEKQKILIARALAQEPEIMLLDEPTSFLDARHKIEIMLLLRRIAIEKEVSIILTTHDIEMALRICDRVVLVGNGRVVYEGIPEEVLTAENLSSVYGFNTAHFDAAIGSFEIKNANNTRLHIVCGAGTGAKLMRFLVKKGIGFTAGVLHENDIDCVIARSVAKEVVVEKPFEPISYNTFKKAVELAEGRIIVDTAFPVGEFNERNFELFEVGSKVLTFRRNLKKFRRVRCFDDVLREVMK
- a CDS encoding magnesium chelatase subunit D family protein, whose translation is MIYPFTAIVGQEKMRKALILNAVNPKIGGVLLRGDKGTGKSTAVRALADVLPEIEVSDCTFNCSVDALCGECRKKFVNGGLKFVRKKMKIVELPISSTEDRVVGTLDFEKALKEGIKALQPGILAEANNNVLYIDEVNLLDDHIVDTLLDVAASGWNVIEREGISFKHPSRFILVGTMNPEEGELRPQLLDRFGMVVDVDAITDAKLRAEVLRRVEEFSENPEAFYKKFEADQRKLQRRISIARGIINEVAVPEDIIDVVAKLCSELGIKTHRADITTVRAARALAAFNGRRIVTVMDVMEVIELTLPHRIKTKPFEEPELDFDRVEKMLKSFTEMDVVEEDGEKVEGQKKFADSQEIDKARLPKMDFKVNVNGIKGRRVKSRTDYGKFVDFRVKGKDIAISATVRAALGRGARVPDERDYRYKMCSGRVASTIAVVVDASGSMASMKRMSVAKGLVLKLLQDAYVNKDRVSMVVFRDSTAEVVVPPTSSPHFAISKIAEMKTGGKTPLTAGLIKARDVLRAEMKKGYVPIMVLITDGRANVAFSRDIEREIEKVCESILRDRILTVVFDADDYVSLGYSKEISEMTGGLYYRLSDFSEGRVFEIVDGVRRSFSS
- a CDS encoding FecCD family ABC transporter permease, producing the protein MRRAAVALLLLIFLSLVSVFAGIAVGSANIGIKDVLNTLTGKGKGDIKDYIILNVRLPRTIGAYFGGAALALSGLLLQTYFRNPLAGPYVLGISSAASLGVALYVLSQIGIGYYGLVGSALIGSIAAIIIILSIATKVRSSVSLLIIGLMLSFVFGAVEKILITFAESEAVHQFVLWTFGSFSGITLDDLPVIISTTLSTFVLSVLLAKPLNALIMGEEYAKSMGVNVRFVRFMIILVSSFITALVTAFAGIVAFVGLATPHITRLILKTSDHRVLIPAVALCGATITVVCDIVSRTIVAPVEIPVSVATSLFGAPIVISLVIRRRRIV